The following are encoded in a window of Qipengyuania soli genomic DNA:
- a CDS encoding inositol monophosphatase family protein, with the protein MVTPKDIELANRLADAAGEAIRPLFRGDWQVEHKDDHTAVTVADRAAEEAMRRIVEAERPTEGIIGEEFGSLRDGASRQWVFDPIDGTQSFVAGRPIFGTLIALLQDGWPVLGVIDQPILGERWVGAIGEGTTFNGRPIRTRACGALAGASVATTSPHAFADEEVDAYLRVVAKAYPKRPYPVYGGDCYNYALLASGHLDLVMESGLKLHDYAALVPVVEGAGGMMADWQGHPLDAGSDGTVIALGDPARLEDVLEAMSGA; encoded by the coding sequence ATGGTAACGCCGAAAGACATTGAGCTCGCCAACCGCCTCGCGGACGCCGCGGGAGAAGCCATCCGCCCGCTTTTTCGCGGTGACTGGCAGGTGGAACACAAGGACGATCACACCGCAGTGACGGTCGCCGACCGTGCGGCGGAAGAGGCTATGCGCCGCATAGTCGAGGCCGAGCGTCCCACCGAGGGAATCATCGGCGAAGAGTTCGGCTCGCTCCGCGACGGCGCATCGCGCCAATGGGTCTTCGATCCGATTGACGGCACCCAGAGTTTCGTGGCCGGGCGACCGATTTTCGGAACCCTGATTGCGCTGCTGCAGGACGGCTGGCCCGTTCTCGGCGTGATCGACCAGCCGATCCTAGGTGAACGCTGGGTCGGTGCGATCGGTGAAGGAACGACCTTCAATGGCAGGCCGATACGCACTCGAGCCTGTGGCGCTCTCGCAGGCGCATCGGTCGCCACGACCAGCCCGCACGCCTTCGCCGACGAAGAGGTGGACGCCTATCTCCGGGTCGTCGCCAAGGCTTATCCGAAGCGGCCTTACCCGGTCTATGGCGGCGACTGCTACAACTACGCCCTTCTCGCCAGCGGTCACCTCGACCTCGTCATGGAAAGCGGACTGAAGTTGCACGACTACGCCGCGCTCGTCCCTGTGGTCGAAGGCGCAGGAGGAATGATGGCCGATTGGCAGGGCCATCCGCTCGACGCAGGCAGCGATGGTACGGTCATCGCCCTGGGCGATCCCGCGAGGCTTGAGGATGTCCTCGAGGCGATGTCGGGGGCATGA
- a CDS encoding helix-turn-helix domain-containing protein, protein MALRLPRISEFASDQLSMLVFDTPVDLAPYLSGYYCTRIAPGMVLEDWMSPEEANLRCGVAELYRASIGPGELKEIPPVILSGSTDKATHVRVSTGEYWGVGLTPAGWARFIGMNANEFANRNDDLANYPELGELYRMFGTVVSGALDEAQVIQLLNTTFRALLGERPAHESTIHAVHLAIGSGRVTSSSHLASLAGMNQRTFERFCNRHFGFPPAALLRRQRFLRSLGRYMLDPSMRWINSLDHGYSDQAHFIREFRSVMGMTPGQYADRPHPLVEAAVRVTSKAAGVAMQALHTPKPALLR, encoded by the coding sequence ATGGCGCTCAGATTACCCAGGATTTCGGAATTCGCATCGGACCAGCTCTCGATGCTCGTCTTCGACACTCCTGTCGATCTGGCGCCATATCTGTCCGGTTACTACTGCACTCGCATTGCCCCGGGAATGGTGCTCGAGGACTGGATGTCGCCCGAGGAGGCCAACCTGAGATGCGGGGTCGCGGAGCTCTATCGCGCGTCGATCGGCCCGGGGGAATTGAAGGAGATTCCGCCCGTCATCCTTTCCGGTTCGACCGACAAGGCGACCCATGTCCGGGTCTCGACTGGCGAATACTGGGGGGTCGGCCTGACACCGGCAGGATGGGCGCGCTTCATTGGCATGAATGCCAACGAATTCGCGAACCGCAATGATGACCTCGCCAACTATCCCGAACTCGGCGAGCTTTACAGGATGTTTGGGACCGTTGTTTCCGGTGCACTCGACGAAGCGCAGGTGATCCAGCTGCTCAATACGACATTCCGCGCGCTTCTGGGGGAGCGGCCTGCGCACGAGAGCACCATCCATGCCGTCCACCTCGCCATCGGATCGGGTCGGGTCACGTCCTCCTCTCACCTTGCGAGCCTGGCTGGCATGAACCAGCGTACATTCGAACGCTTCTGCAACCGGCATTTCGGATTTCCGCCGGCGGCGCTCCTGCGGCGTCAGCGTTTCCTGCGCAGCTTGGGGCGCTACATGCTCGATCCGTCGATGCGGTGGATTAATTCACTCGACCACGGCTATTCGGACCAGGCACATTTCATTCGCGAGTTCCGATCCGTCATGGGAATGACCCCCGGCCAGTATGCCGATCGGCCGCATCCGCTCGTCGAGGCTGCGGTCCGCGTTACCAGCAAGGCGGCGGGCGTGGCGATGCAGGCACTGCACACGCCGAAGCCTGCTTTGCTGCGCTGA
- the rpmI gene encoding 50S ribosomal protein L35, translating into MPKLKTKSGVKKRFKLTATGKVKHGVAGKRHRLISHNAKYIRQNRGTSVLSESDWKAVKKWAPYGLD; encoded by the coding sequence ATGCCCAAGCTGAAGACCAAGAGCGGCGTGAAGAAGCGCTTCAAGCTCACCGCCACGGGCAAGGTCAAGCATGGTGTCGCCGGCAAGCGCCACCGCCTGATCAGCCACAATGCCAAGTACATCCGCCAGAACCGCGGCACCTCCGTCCTGTCCGAATCGGACTGGAAGGCAGTGAAGAAGTGGGCCCCCTACGGCCTCGACTGA
- a CDS encoding helix-turn-helix domain-containing protein, producing the protein MTWFDWLSVAEGELPEGATVSCGMLGDQPCMRLLWGGVWTAETRDGHMVFDPGEKGITLYFGPQSRYMPISVTGSYRALTMHLATGAPAVLAGPTQIDLLDRIEVHEDIVGHGKLTSKIPLEQDYECWMQALEEQLRKFLDATGRRLPDPLSASFERECIVAPDFTISEFAAAHGVSTRTVERAVRRDFGVSPTFALRRARALDMAAALLDVAEPGAENEIRLRYFDQSHLIREIRHFFGMKPSELSGRKHPLLSLNMESRQRRRMQALAELEEEGRRGVIPWRERSTPPAT; encoded by the coding sequence GTGACATGGTTCGACTGGCTGAGCGTTGCAGAAGGCGAGTTGCCCGAAGGCGCAACCGTTTCCTGCGGCATGCTGGGTGACCAGCCCTGCATGCGTCTGCTGTGGGGTGGGGTCTGGACCGCCGAAACCCGTGATGGTCACATGGTTTTCGACCCGGGCGAGAAGGGCATCACGCTCTATTTCGGACCGCAGTCGCGATACATGCCGATCTCGGTCACAGGATCGTATCGTGCCCTGACCATGCATCTTGCCACTGGCGCACCCGCAGTTCTTGCAGGGCCGACCCAGATTGATCTCCTCGACCGCATCGAGGTTCATGAGGACATCGTCGGCCACGGCAAGCTGACCTCCAAGATACCGCTCGAACAGGATTACGAATGCTGGATGCAAGCGCTGGAGGAGCAGCTTCGCAAGTTCCTTGACGCTACCGGACGGCGCCTGCCCGATCCGCTTTCCGCATCCTTCGAACGGGAATGCATCGTCGCGCCCGATTTCACCATTTCCGAATTTGCAGCTGCCCATGGCGTTTCAACCCGAACGGTCGAAAGGGCGGTCAGACGCGACTTCGGCGTCAGTCCTACCTTCGCGCTGCGCCGTGCCCGGGCCCTTGATATGGCTGCCGCACTCCTCGACGTCGCGGAACCGGGCGCAGAAAACGAGATACGTCTGCGCTATTTCGACCAGTCGCACCTTATCCGCGAAATAAGGCACTTCTTCGGAATGAAGCCGAGCGAACTATCGGGACGCAAACACCCGCTGCTATCGCTAAACATGGAATCGCGGCAACGCCGCCGCATGCAGGCCCTTGCGGAACTGGAAGAGGAAGGTCGCCGGGGCGTTATACCGTGGCGAGAGCGCAGCACGCCTCCTGCCACTTAG
- a CDS encoding SDR family oxidoreductase, whose translation MNPSLSGRVALVTGAARGMGLAIAQRLVNAGAIVWLNGRDGDALAAVVGGLGTSARSLPFDISDDEATAAAFAKIAEEGGLDILVNNVGNRDRRPFAELDRAAMRAMLDTNLVAPFDLARRAVPLMRARGYGRIINITSIAAEIARGDAAYTASKGGLAALTRAFAAELGPDGITVNSVAPGYFATQANAEMVADQGVAEHLARRTSLGRWGEPDEIAGAVAFLASPEASYITGQSLAVDGGYLSHF comes from the coding sequence ATGAACCCCTCGCTGTCAGGTCGGGTCGCGCTGGTGACGGGTGCTGCGCGAGGGATGGGCCTGGCGATTGCGCAGCGTCTCGTGAACGCGGGAGCGATTGTATGGCTCAATGGTCGCGACGGCGATGCCCTTGCAGCGGTGGTTGGCGGCCTCGGAACCTCTGCACGATCGCTACCATTCGATATTTCCGACGATGAGGCCACTGCAGCCGCATTCGCCAAGATCGCCGAAGAAGGCGGTCTCGACATCCTCGTCAACAATGTCGGCAATCGTGATCGCCGACCCTTTGCTGAACTGGATCGGGCGGCGATGCGGGCCATGCTCGATACTAATCTTGTCGCACCGTTCGATCTTGCCCGGAGGGCCGTGCCACTGATGCGCGCGCGCGGATATGGGCGCATCATCAACATTACCTCGATCGCTGCCGAGATCGCCCGCGGCGACGCTGCCTACACTGCGTCGAAGGGCGGGCTGGCGGCATTGACGCGCGCGTTCGCGGCGGAGCTTGGACCGGATGGGATCACGGTGAATTCGGTCGCACCCGGCTATTTCGCGACCCAGGCCAATGCGGAGATGGTCGCCGACCAAGGCGTGGCCGAACACCTTGCAAGGCGCACTTCGCTAGGGCGTTGGGGCGAACCGGATGAGATCGCGGGAGCAGTAGCCTTCCTGGCCTCGCCCGAGGCGTCCTACATCACCGGACAGTCGCTGGCAGTCGACGGCGGGTACCTGTCCCACTTCTGA
- a CDS encoding helix-turn-helix domain-containing protein, whose amino-acid sequence MEVEPIDCDSVEDCLQPEWSNLRFFASNPPYAEIVGGSSVDGCRFQATGPSSRPAHFKLGNTRMWGIGLMPLGWARFIKAPACEHTNTVSDGEKNPIFAPFVPLADLLFDNAPDDDREFAVLIDFFRGLAGPPKESDRITMINQVMVDPYLLQVEEFAERTGFSKRTLERLCNRHFGFSPRLLLRRQRLMRTLAAFMLDGGSWSSVIDRHYHDQAHFVHEFHSFMGMTPSEYAAMSHPIISAFMSERQRVWGSPVQTLDRPK is encoded by the coding sequence ATGGAGGTCGAGCCCATTGACTGCGACAGTGTCGAGGATTGCCTGCAGCCGGAATGGTCGAACCTCCGCTTCTTCGCTTCCAATCCGCCATATGCCGAGATCGTCGGAGGATCGTCGGTAGACGGGTGCCGGTTCCAGGCGACCGGTCCCAGTTCGCGTCCGGCTCACTTCAAACTGGGCAACACGCGAATGTGGGGGATAGGGCTGATGCCGCTGGGCTGGGCAAGGTTCATCAAGGCCCCGGCGTGTGAGCACACCAATACGGTTTCTGACGGTGAGAAAAATCCGATCTTTGCGCCGTTCGTGCCTCTGGCCGACCTGCTCTTTGACAACGCGCCGGACGACGACCGTGAATTCGCGGTTCTGATCGACTTCTTCCGCGGTCTGGCCGGGCCTCCCAAGGAGTCCGACCGGATCACCATGATCAACCAGGTCATGGTCGATCCGTATCTTCTACAGGTGGAGGAATTCGCCGAGCGCACCGGCTTTTCCAAACGTACGCTTGAGCGTCTCTGCAATCGCCATTTCGGCTTCTCGCCCCGTCTCTTGCTGCGCAGGCAGCGATTGATGCGCACGCTGGCCGCTTTCATGCTCGATGGAGGAAGCTGGTCTTCGGTAATTGACCGCCACTACCACGATCAGGCCCACTTCGTGCACGAGTTTCACAGTTTCATGGGAATGACCCCGAGCGAATATGCCGCCATGTCCCACCCGATCATCAGCGCCTTCATGAGCGAACGCCAGCGTGTCTGGGGATCTCCGGTACAGACGCTCGACCGACCCAAATAG
- the pheS gene encoding phenylalanine--tRNA ligase subunit alpha, whose product MTDLETLKADALARIDAAPDAATLEGLRVEFLGKQGSISGLMKTLGAMSPEERQTEAPKIQGLRTDVADALAVKKDVLDAAELDARLATETLDLTLPAPEAPKGSVHPVSQVMDELAEIFADLGFSVATGPEIEDDWHNFTALNMAETHPARAMHDTFYFPDVDSEGRRMLLRTHTSPVQIRSMVEQGAPLRIIAPGRVYRSDSDATHTPMFHQIEGLVVDKGIHLGHLKWTLETFLKAFFEREDIVLRLRPSYFPFTEPSVEVDVGWQDVDGRRVLGGDGDAPGHGWMELLGSGVINRRVIEFAGLDPDVWQGFAFGVGVDRLAMLKYGMDDLRAFFDGDGRWLSHYGFSPFDQPTLSAGVGARA is encoded by the coding sequence ATGACCGACCTCGAAACTCTCAAAGCCGACGCGCTCGCGCGGATCGACGCAGCCCCTGATGCAGCGACCCTTGAGGGGTTGCGCGTCGAATTTCTCGGCAAGCAGGGCTCGATCTCCGGCCTGATGAAGACGCTGGGCGCGATGAGCCCCGAAGAACGCCAGACCGAAGCGCCGAAGATCCAGGGCCTCCGCACTGATGTCGCCGATGCGCTGGCGGTGAAGAAGGACGTGCTCGACGCAGCGGAGCTCGATGCGCGGCTGGCAACGGAAACGCTCGACCTGACGCTGCCCGCTCCGGAAGCGCCGAAGGGGAGCGTGCATCCTGTCAGCCAGGTGATGGACGAGCTGGCGGAGATTTTCGCCGACCTCGGCTTCTCGGTCGCGACCGGGCCCGAGATCGAGGACGACTGGCACAATTTCACCGCGCTGAACATGGCCGAGACGCACCCGGCCCGTGCGATGCACGACACATTCTATTTTCCCGACGTGGATAGCGAGGGTCGCCGCATGCTGCTGCGGACGCATACCTCGCCGGTGCAGATCCGCTCGATGGTCGAACAGGGTGCCCCGCTGCGGATCATCGCGCCGGGCCGCGTCTATCGCTCGGACAGCGACGCAACGCACACGCCGATGTTCCACCAGATCGAAGGGCTGGTGGTCGATAAGGGCATCCACCTCGGCCATCTCAAGTGGACGCTGGAGACCTTCCTCAAGGCCTTCTTCGAGCGCGAGGACATCGTCCTGCGCCTGCGCCCCAGCTACTTCCCCTTCACCGAGCCCTCGGTCGAGGTCGACGTGGGCTGGCAGGATGTCGACGGGCGCCGCGTGCTCGGCGGTGACGGCGATGCGCCGGGGCACGGCTGGATGGAGCTGCTCGGTTCGGGCGTCATCAACCGCCGGGTGATCGAATTCGCGGGCCTTGATCCCGACGTCTGGCAGGGCTTCGCCTTCGGCGTCGGCGTCGACCGCCTCGCCATGCTCAAATACGGGATGGACGACTTGCGTGCCTTCTTCGACGGCGACGGCCGCTGGCTGTCGCATTATGGCTTCTCGCCCTTCGACCAGCCGACGCTCTCCGCAGGTGTAGGAGCGCGCGCATGA
- a CDS encoding helix-turn-helix domain-containing protein, which produces MSRGAGADCVALRFYLPPEDLRPFVTTIYLMEISGADDCLPVEDRLHPEWANLRLIPDGSISAAIGNTELEQVARVVMTGPTSHATRFVARPGRSWGIGLLPLGWTRLTSAAASDYADRHVDVLKEPALTRLRLLDAVFEQQGEDPARHRDRLVEALRAALGPTGQRDQEVIRLERALVDPLIHTVAELAAESGLSIRSTERLCLTAFGFPPQMLLRRQRFLRSLAQFMLDPSLKWIETLDSHYHDQAHFVRDFKRFMGMSPSEYARLPHPVLGAAAHARKAVAGEAVQVLHKPPTT; this is translated from the coding sequence GTGAGTCGCGGCGCGGGGGCAGATTGCGTCGCATTGCGCTTCTATCTTCCGCCTGAGGATTTGCGCCCCTTCGTCACCACCATCTATCTGATGGAAATCAGCGGCGCCGACGATTGCCTTCCCGTGGAAGACAGGCTGCATCCGGAATGGGCAAACCTGCGCCTGATTCCAGATGGTTCGATTTCGGCTGCAATCGGCAACACCGAGCTGGAACAGGTTGCGCGCGTCGTAATGACCGGTCCGACCAGTCATGCAACGCGGTTTGTGGCGCGGCCTGGCCGTTCTTGGGGCATCGGCCTGCTCCCGCTGGGCTGGACCCGGCTGACTTCGGCCGCTGCCAGCGATTATGCCGACCGCCACGTGGACGTCCTGAAGGAGCCCGCGCTTACCCGGTTGCGCCTGCTGGATGCGGTGTTCGAGCAGCAGGGAGAAGATCCTGCACGCCATCGCGACCGGTTGGTCGAAGCCCTGCGCGCCGCCCTGGGGCCGACGGGGCAGCGCGATCAGGAAGTCATCCGTCTGGAAAGGGCCTTGGTCGACCCGCTGATCCACACCGTTGCCGAACTCGCTGCGGAAAGCGGGCTTAGCATTCGCTCGACCGAGCGGTTGTGCCTCACAGCCTTCGGGTTCCCGCCCCAGATGTTGTTACGGCGACAGCGCTTCCTGCGCAGCCTTGCCCAGTTCATGCTCGACCCCTCGCTCAAATGGATCGAGACGCTCGACAGCCACTACCACGACCAGGCTCATTTCGTCCGCGACTTCAAGCGCTTCATGGGCATGAGTCCGAGCGAATATGCCCGGCTGCCACATCCAGTGCTGGGTGCTGCTGCACATGCCCGCAAGGCCGTGGCGGGGGAGGCGGTGCAGGTCCTTCACAAGCCGCCTACGACCTGA
- the rplT gene encoding 50S ribosomal protein L20: MSRIKRGTTTRQKHKRILDQAKGYRGRRKNTIRIARQAVEKAGQYAYRDRKIKKRNFRALWIQRINAAVRAEGLTYSQFMHGTKLAGIELDRKVMADLAMNEGAAFKAIIDQAKKALPA; this comes from the coding sequence ATGTCCCGTATCAAGCGCGGCACGACCACCCGCCAGAAGCACAAGCGGATTCTCGACCAGGCCAAGGGCTATCGCGGTCGCCGCAAGAACACCATCCGCATCGCGCGCCAGGCCGTCGAGAAGGCCGGCCAGTATGCCTATCGCGACCGCAAGATTAAGAAGCGCAACTTCCGCGCCCTGTGGATCCAGCGCATCAACGCAGCGGTTCGCGCCGAAGGCCTGACCTATTCGCAGTTCATGCACGGCACCAAGCTGGCCGGCATCGAACTCGACCGCAAGGTCATGGCCGACCTCGCCATGAACGAAGGCGCAGCCTTCAAGGCGATCATCGACCAGGCGAAGAAGGCCCTTCCGGCCTAA